The region TAACATCCGCCCTCAGTTCGTGGCTCCAGGCTCTCTGTCGTACCCCAATGGCGCGAACCTAGATCTGGCTGCCCCGGCCGCTGAGCAACCCACTCAGCACGTCGCCGACAACGCGAACGGTGTTGCGACCCCTGCGGCTACTCCCGATACTCAGAACGGTCAAGTCCCCTCTGGTATCGTGCCTACTCTCCAGAACATTGTCGCCACCGTCAACCTCTCCGCTCGCCTTGACCTCAAGACTATCGCTCTCCACGCCCGCAACGCTGAGTACAACCCCAAGCGTTTCGCTGCCGTTATCATGCGTATCCGCGAGCCCAAGACGACTGCCCTGGTCTTTGCGAGTGGGAAGATGGTTGTGACTGGTGCCAAGTCTGAGGACGATAGCCGTCTCGCTTCCCGCAAATATGCGCGGATCATTCAGAAGCTGGGGTTCAGTGCCAAGTTCACCGTACGTCGCGTCGGATTAAGTATTTGCAATCCCGTGCTAACATTGCCATAGGACTTCAAGATCCAGAACATTGTCGGCTCTTGCGACATTCGTTTCCCTATCCGTCTCGAGGGCTTGGCTTCGCGTCATCACACTTTCTCTTCCTACGAGCCTGAGCTGTTCCCCGGTCTCATCTACCGCATGATGAAGCCTAGGATCGTTCTGCTCATCTTCGTCTCTGGAAAGATCGTCCTTACCGGTGCCAAAGTCCGTGAGGAGATCTACCAGGCCTTTGAACTCATCTACCCGGTCTTGTCGGACTTCCGCAAGTCCTGAGCACCCTCTCTTCTATGAGCAGCTTCAACTAGCCTTGACTACACATCTTATCCGATGACCTGGCTACGACTTCAACCTGCTCTTATTGTCATTTATTTGCGGCATTGCATGGTGTTACGGTGGGCGGTTTCCCTTTCCTACTTCTCAAACTTTTCAAAACTCAGAATACCCTCGACACGATTAGACATCTGTACGTGGTGTGCCTTCAACCTCTCTTAATCATGGTCAGAAGGCTTTTCAactcttctcttttctttATGGTACGATTACGCCGGCGGCTGGCGCGAGGGGATACCGAGATTGCTTCACTGAAAGGACGGGACGGAACGCGAGGGAGCGTTGATTATGTGCGACCGTAAAAGCTCGCACCGAGGGCTCGCTATGGTTGACGATACGACACCAGAGCTCCTCATAGATGGAATATGCTTCTAGCATCCATCGTGTATGTGTACATGACGCTTGGCCTTGAGACAGGTTAGGCAGTAATGCCATCACGATATCATAATGTTTTGCCGAAATGCGCATGATGTCTTGTGACGTGGTGTGACTTGTATTGCTCATGCGCCGATACTGAATGCATGCCCATCACTACCCATGACCCACTCATCCAGGCTCAACTCACTCGGCGTGCTAAACAGCAAGTAAAAGTACTTGAGCGTCTGCACCACCATCCTCATCTCTTCGTCGTCTCCACCATGACCAAGCCCCTTGCTAATAACCTCGTCAACGGTCTCCCACATCTCCCACGCCACATCCAGCCACTCCCTCTCCCCTGTCACCCTCCACATGTAAAACACACTCTGAATCAGCTGCGGCCTAACCAGCTTTTTCGGATCAAACACAACTTCAAAGCCAGGGTACTCTTGTTTGCGCCACACGGTCGGATCAAACGAACAGTCCTCATCCATGTTATCAAGCATAGACGACGAACAGGCTAGCAccgagaagagctctggCATCATCTTGACATCGGTGTGTtgagaagatgaagaagagggcGGGGCGTTTAGCGACATCCATATACATCCCTGTGTGAGTAGCCGCGCGTAGGTAAGCAGTCTAGCCTTCTCGTCACCATCGCTCAACGCAGCGGACAGCGCGAGTGTGCCGCCGAGCGAGCAGGAAGAAGCGGTCATGTTGTGCGTGAGCGTGACTTGTCGCTTTTTCGTCTTTGGCAGAACAATAGTATACGCAGAGGAGGCGGCGAGGATAGACTCGTTTGTTGGTGTGACGGGGCGGAAGAGTATATCCCGTATCGTCACTTCCGTCGCTGTTTGCAGCATAGACGCGTGGGGTGTGGACGGGTGGTACTGGTGCAACAGCAGCGACATTTGCGCTAGGTGGGCGTGCGACAGAGTATCCGGGGTGAATGCGTTGGTGGATGTGAAATCTGCGGTCGTCGGGTTGATGGATGAGGGCCAGAGACCGGGGATTTTTGTGTCATTTTGCTGGGAGGCTAGCATGCGTGTGATGTGTGTTGTTGTGTCGTAGAAGCGCATGTTTCCTGTGAGTTGGGATAATCGCGTCAAGGCGAGGTTGCAGGATGTTAGGTCTGCGATTGTAGCCTCTTGTGCTGTTTCTTGAGTCTCGCCGTGCGTGGCTTTTGTCGAGTTCCAGTGCGTGATTGGCAGGCGGTTTGGCGTGTCGAAGAAGGTGTAGAGCATGTTGCCTAGTTGCACGGCTGCGGATAGTAAGCGTCTATCTTTGCAGAAGGTGAGGTCGTATGCTGAGAGTAGAGCGTTCAAGTGGCGTGCTGTGTCAGCCATGGTGATAATCTCATCCCTGGGTGCAAAATCGTGGTCTGTAATGGCTGTGACAGCATGTTCAAAGTCTTTCCTTAATCCCATGATCCAGAGTGTATCAAGGCTTTCCACATGCAAATTGTTGCCTTTGTCAAAAGCTTCCCCGGAATATGTATGTTTAGACTTGTATGAGGCCCAGAAGTGGTGGAAAGTTCTTTTCACGGCTGCTCGTTGTCGTAAGCGCAACTGTTTATCCGCAAACCCTGCTCCACGTCTGCTGAAGTCATGCTGGATCCTCGGTAGATGGACTTGTTCCGGAACCGGCAATTGTGCAAAGCTTTCAACGGGGTGCTGAGTAGTAGTGGTCCAGTCGAACCTATGATCAGATTCGGCCACTAGAGAAGGATACGGTGGAGCAGCAGGACAAGAAGAAGTGAATAACGGATAAGGGAGGAACCACGAAGAGAGATGAAGCCGATAGAGAAGCAACAAGGAAACAGATACGCAAAGAAGAAGTCCAGACCATCGTGCGCCAAAGCGTCTGGGTGCCCGCACGCAGGAACCTTTGCGATGATGCAGCATAAcgaaaagaagaaaaaagaAGATGAGATGAACAACGCCGAGAAATGAGGCACAAGGAATATTAATCAAGGCAGAGTTACTACGGCAGGGGCGCTCCCGGCACACTCTTTGTTTTGGGCGACATGCTATGCAGCGTAAGCTTTGGCTAGAAGACGACTTGCGTCGCTGCACGTTTCAGCGGCTTGGCGACTGGAGGCTTGCAAGTACTGGCATCTGTCCAATCGACAGAACGTTTCGAAACTGGCGCCTTGGACGTTGAAACAAAACAATATGTGCATAGcttttgttgttgtcgaTCAACGTTGGTGGAGTGATGACGTCTCGAAGGATTATCGGAGGGGTTCTCTAAGGTGAGCGTACACGATGGGTAGATGATACGAAGGTATCAAGACTACTAAGAGGCAGTCACCATAAGAAAATCGCTCTTAAATACGATGCAGCATAGTCCAGGTGAAATTGTTGAAGGCATAGATGAACTCGTGGGTCGTGCGTGCATGCAGCCTCGTGCGTCAGTAGCTTGGCGCCTTCCCTCCTTTCAACGGCCAACGCGCCTTGATTGCATGGCTCCATCCTCATCTTCCCTTCAGTCATGTAGCCACCACTTGTCTAGCACTAATTTCTAATATCTTCACTCTGATGCATACTCTCCTTACGCCGCCACTACTGCCGCCATGCGCATTCCACTTTTCCGCATCTGGTACTCGACCACTTATACCGCTCTTCTCATAGTCCTACTCATACTCCTCGCCGTCACCCCCGCCGATACCATCTATCAGTCGATTAAGAAGAAAGAGATACAGAAACTCTTCGTTATTGGCGGCGTTTATCTGCTCACATGTCTGATTGTGTTGTTGATCTATTCGACGCGCATCTACACCAATAGGACGGTGCTTGCGGCGATACCAAAGAGCTATGTGCCGATCGAAGAGGGGGAAGTGGGCAAAGGGGTGAGGAGGATGGTAGTCGAGCAGTTCAAGCGAAGCGCCGTTATTGCGTGGGACAGCAGGCCGCGGGATATCCGGGATGAGGACGTGGACGCAGAGAAAGGGGAGCTGTCGCGCCAAATCACAGCGGAGAGCAGAAAGGAAAAGGAAAAATCGCACAAAAAGAAGGGACACCATCATGCGCCTGATGCGACGATCATTCCAGTCTCTGCCAGTTCACCCCCTTGGGGGCATGTCTCGCATCCTGGCTGGGCTTCTCCTTCGTCGCCCGACCTGCCGAATTTACAGTACTGGAGCGTCATCTG is a window of Pyrenophora tritici-repentis strain M4 chromosome 2, whole genome shotgun sequence DNA encoding:
- a CDS encoding SPT15, TATA-box binding protein (TBP), component TFIID and TFIIIB, coding for MDPNSLTSHPSTALQAQTFVAPGSLSYPNGANLDLAAPAAEQPTQHVADNANGVATPAATPDTQNGQVPSGIVPTLQNIVATVNLSARLDLKTIALHARNAEYNPKRFAAVIMRIREPKTTALVFASGKMVVTGAKSEDDSRLASRKYARIIQKLGFSAKFTDFKIQNIVGSCDIRFPIRLEGLASRHHTFSSYEPELFPGLIYRMMKPRIVLLIFVSGKIVLTGAKVREEIYQAFELIYPVLSDFRKS
- a CDS encoding Glyco-hydro-47 domain containing protein, with protein sequence MGLRKDFEHAVTAITDHDFAPRDEIITMADTARHLNALLSAYDLTFCKDRRLLSAAVQLGNMLYTFFDTPNRLPITHWNSTKATHGETQETAQEATIADLTSCNLALTRLSQLTGNMRFYDTTTHITRMLASQQNDTKIPGLWPSSINPTTADFTSTNAFTPDTLSHAHLAQMSLLLHQYHPSTPHASMLQTATEVTIRDILFRPVTPTNESILAASSAYTIVLPKTKKRQVTLTHNMTASSCSLGGTLALSAALSDGDEKARLLTYARLLTQGCIWMSLNAPPSSSSSQHTDVKMMPELFSVLACSSSMLDNMDEDCSFDPTVWRKQEYPGFEVVFDPKKLVRPQLIQSVFYMWRVTGEREWLDVAWEMWETVDEVISKGLGHGGDDEEMRMVVQTLKYFYLLFSTPSELSLDEWVMGSDGHAFSIGA